In a single window of the Acyrthosiphon pisum isolate AL4f chromosome X, pea_aphid_22Mar2018_4r6ur, whole genome shotgun sequence genome:
- the LOC103311694 gene encoding uncharacterized protein LOC103311694 — protein MTDFETALQNAFATTFTLKLLHLVAGPVLSSPIKDQPALIKNVKRLGLAQYVKENFQAQICLKMCAALALLPVNKIEEGFKLIRRHAIDNNVRFATFFNYYSNYWLRNRGAEVFSVNGLPRRTNNNVECFHSQLKDKFQILHPN, from the exons ATGACAGATTTTGAGACAGCTTTGCAAAATGCATTTGCAACTACATTTACCCTGAAATTGTTGCACTTAGTTGCTG GGCCAGTGTTATCATCTCCAATTAAAGATCAGCCG gcattaataaaaaatgttaagagaCTGGGTCTAGCACAATACGTGAAAGAAAATTTTCAAGCTCAGATCTGTTTGAAAATGTGCGCTGCTTTAGCATTATTGccagtaaataaaattgaagaaggttttaaattaatacgcCGCCATGCCATAGATAATAATGTTAGATTTgctacattttttaactattattcaaA ctaTTGGCTACGAAACAGAGGAGCTGAAGTTTTTTCTGTAAATGGTTTACCTAGAAGGACCAACAATAATGTTGAATGCTTTCATTCCCAATTGAAGGACAAATTCCAAATCCTTCATCCTAATTAA